The DNA region GACGATCTTGCCCGGATGGACGTTCTTCTTGGTCCAGCTCATCTCGGAGACGTGGATCAGGCCCTCGATCCCCGGCTCCAGCTCCACGAAGGCACCGTAGTCGGTGATGTTGGTCACGCGGCCCTTGAGCTTGGCGCCCTCCGGGTAGCGGGCGGCGATGCCCTCCCACGGATCGGCGAGCAGCTGCTTGATGCCGAGCGAGATGCGGTGCGTCTCGTGGTTGATCTTGATGATCTTGACCTTCACGGTCTGACCGATCGTGACCACCTCGGACGGGTGGTTCACGCGGCGCCACGCCATGTCGGTGACGTGCAGCAGGCCGTCGATCCCGCCGAGGTCGACGAACGCGCCGTACTCGGTGATGTTCTTGACGACGCCGTCGATGACCTGACCTTCCTCAAGGTTGGCCACCAGCTCCGAGCGCTGCTCGGCGCGGCTCTCCTCAAGGACGGTCCGGCGCGACACGACGATGTTGCCGCGGCGGCGATCCATCTTGAGGATCTGGAACGGCTGCGGGGTGCCCAGCAGCGGGGTGACGTCGCGGACCGGGCGGATGTCGACCTGCGAGCGCGGCAGGAACGCCACGGCGCCGTCGAGGTCGACCGTGTAGCCGCCCTTGACCTGGTTGAAGATCGTGCCGGTGACGCGGTCGTTGTTCTCGAACGACTTCTCGAGCTTGACCCAGCTCTCCTCGCGGCGCGCCTTGTCGCGCGAGATGACGGCCTCGCCGAGCGCGTTCTCGATCCGGTCGACGTAGACCTCGACCTCGTCGCCGACCTTCAGCTCGCCCTCGCGGCCGGGACCGGTGAATTCCTTGAGCGCGACACGGCCTTCCGTCTTGGCGCCGATGTCGATGACGGCCACGTCCTTCTCGATCGCGACGACGCGACCCTTGACGACGGAGCCTTCGGTGATCTCGTGTTCGAGGAAGCTCTCCTCGAGGAGGGCTGCGAAATCCTCGCGGCTCGGGCCACGCCCCAGAGCGGTACCTGCGGTCATTCTGTCTCCTGAACGGCCCCCGGCGGAGGCCCGTTGCGTCGGCGGCTCGCGTTGCAGGCGCCCCCGTTCGCCGCGGCCTTCCCGGAGTCTTTCGGGAGAGGCGACCGGTCCCGCGGGACCCGGTTTGCCGACGCGTCGATACGGATGACGAGGGCGGTCCGTCCGGCGGCCCGGCGGGCGCGCCAGAAGACGAGCGCGCGAGGGCGGATCCGGGAGGACGCGCGTCCCTTACAACATCGCCCTTGCGACTTCAACCGATTAGGGTTTTAGGCTCGGCGGGCGGTCCGCGGGGATCGGGCGGTCTTGCCGCCGGCCGTGGATCCGGCAAACTGGTCCGCCATCGAACAGGTGCGGTCGCGCTCCCGCCGGCCGAGGGGCATCCCCGACCGGCCGAGGTTCGGGCCGGTCCGGCGATGCGAAGCGTCTGGGGGTGAAGCGTGCGGCGTCCTGATCTCGAGTCTTGGGTGGCGCGCCATCGGCCCGGCGGCGCCGCGCGTTCCGCGCGCTCCGGGGGCTGAGCCCGCGATGCCGAACGGGTACAACGCCCCGATGGAGATGCTGGCGCGCAAGCTCGACAGCATCGCGCGCCTGTCCGATGCCGACCGCGCGGCGCTCCTCGATCTGCCGCACACGGTCCGGAACCTGCCGGCCCGCCACGACATCGTCCGGTTCGGCGACCGGCCGACCAGCAGCTGCCTCGTCCTGCAGGGCTGGGTCTACCGCTACGCCGCCCTCGCCGAGGGCGGTCGGCAGATCCTGTCGTTCTACATCGCGGGCGACCTGCCGGACCTGCAGAGCCTTCACCTGCACCGGATGGATCACAACCTCGCCACCCTCACGCCCTGCGTCGTGGCGCTGATCTCGCACGACGACCTGCGCGCGGTGCTCCTGCGCAATCCGGGGCTCGCCGCCACCCTCTGGCGCGACAGCCTCATCGACGCCGCCCATTACCGCGAGCGCATCACCAGCCTCGGGCGGCGGCAGGCGCTCGGTCGCGTGGCCCACCTGTTCTGCGAGCTTTACCTGCGGCAGAAAGCGGTCGGGCTCGCGCGCGGCCTGAGCTGCCCGCTGGTGCCCAAGCAGTCCGAACTCGCCGACGCGCTCGGCCTGACCAGCGTCCACCTGAACCGAGTCCTGCGCACCCTGCGCGGCCGGGGGCTCGTCACGCTGAGCGGCGGCGTCCTGACCATCGAGGACTGGGACGCGCTCACGGAGGTCGCGGAGTTCGACCAGACGTTCCTGCACTTGGCGAACAACCCGGCACCGGCCCGCGAGACCGCCGAGGCGGTCTAGCAAGCGGGTCGGCGGGCGGTCCGGCGGGCGCGCCCCTCAGGCGGCCCGGGCCAGGGCATCCGGCGCCTCGGCCACCGCGTCGGTGTGGACGTCGAACCGGACCAGGTGGGCGGCGCCGAAGCTCGTCGTCAGGGCGCAGTCGGTGGCGTCGCGCCCGCGGGCCATGACGATGCGGCCGATGCGGGGCCGGTTGTGGCGGGCGTCGAACGTGTACCAGCGCGGCCCCTCGGGCCCCGCGAGGAAGACCTCGAACCACGCGGAGAAGTCCATCGGCGCCGGGTCCTTCGGCACGCCGATATCGCCCAGGTAGCCGGTGGCGTAGCGCGCCGGGATGTTCATGCACCGGCACAGCGTGATCGCCAGATGCGCGAAGTCCCGGCACACGCCGACGCGCTGCGTGTAGCCGTCGAAGGCGGTGCGGGTCGCGTCGGCCTGCTGGTAGTCGAAGCGCAGACGGGTATGGGCGAAATCGACGATCGCCTGCACGCGGGCCCAGCCCTCGGGGGTGGCGCCGAACAGGGACCACGCGGTCTGCGAGAGCTTGTCGGTGTCGCAGTAGCGGGAGCCGAGCAGGTACGGCATGACGTCGTCGGGCAGGTCCTGCACGGCGATCTGGCGGGCATCTGGGGCCTGGTCGTCCGGCAGCCCGCTGTCGGCGATCGTGAAATCGGCCGCCATGGTGATCCGGCCGCCCGGCGCGACGATGCGCGTGCAGACATTGCCGAAGGCGTCGACGTGCTGCGCCGCCGCGACCGGCGGATCGAAGGTGATCACCTCCGGCGTCAGGAGGTCGCCCCGGCGCTCCGGGCGCACGTTCAGGAGCAGGTTCATCGGCGTGGGGCCGAACGTGTCGAAGGCGATCGAGAAGCCGGTGCGGATCTGCATCGTCGGAGACCGTGAGCAAGGTCGCTGTCCGGCCGGGCCGGCAGACGGGTCGTTACAGTACAGGGCCCTACAAGCCGCGAGCCGAGGTCAGGTTCCGCCGCCGAGGTCGGTTCAAGACAGTTTGAACTGCCTGAATATTTCGCAGGGGCCGCGAACCGCGGTCGCGTCGGAGCTGTGCGGACCGTCATGCGGCAGGCCGAGGGCGGGGCTGCGGTCAAGCGGGGCCGTCCGTCACCGCACCATGTTGCAACGCACACGGCAGCCTCTTATCCCAGGCCGCTCGATTCCAGGGTCCGCCGGCGCCGCCCGGTGCGGCCTGCTGCCAGACGATCGACGCCCATGACGCCCGACAAGCTTTCCCTGCCGAAGGACAAGATCCGTGTCCTGCTGCTCGAGGGCATCAACGACAGCGCCGTGGCGCTGATGCGGGCGGCCGGCTACACCAACCTGACCCGACTGCCGAAGGCGCTGGACCGGGAGGCCCTGCACGAGGCGCTCCAGGGCGTGCACATGGTGGGCATCCGCTCGCGCACGCAGCTCGACGCGGCCGCGTTCGAGTCGGCGGACCGGCTCCTGGCCGTGGGCTGCTTCTCGGTCGGCACCAACCAGGTCGATCTGGACGCGGCGCGCCACCGGGGCATCCCGGTGTTCAACGCCCCCTTCTCGAACACCCGGTCGGTGGCGGAGCTGACGATCGGCGAGATCGTGATGCTGCTGCGCCGGATCGTGCCGCGCTCGGTGGGGGCCCACGCGGGCCGCTGGGACAAGTCGGCGGTGGGCTCGCTGGAGGTGCGCGGCAAGACGCTGGGCATCGTCGGCTACGGCAACATCGGCACGCAGCTCTCGACCCTGGCGGAAGCCATGGGCATGCGGGTGCTGTTCTACGACCACACCGACAAGCTGCGCCACGGCAACACCGAGCCGGTCGAGACGCTGCACGCGCTGCTGGCCCAGAGCGACGTCGTCTCGCTGCACGTGCCGGAGACCGACGCCACCGCCAACATGATCGGCGCGGCCGAGATCCGGGCGATGAAGCCCGGCGCCTTCCTGATCAACAACGCCCGGGGCACCGTCGTCGATCTCGAGGCGCTGGCCGCGGCCCTGCGCGACGGCCATCTCAAGGGCGCGGCCGTCGACGTCTTTCCGGTGGAGCCGGGCTCGAACGCCGAATCGTTCGTGAGCCCGCTCCAGGGGCTCGAGAACGTGATCCTCACCCCGCATATCGGCGGCTCCACCGAGGAGGCGCAGGAGCGCATCGGCTCCGAGGTGGCGCGCAAGCTCGTGGACTATTCCGATATCGGCTCGACGGTCGGCGCCGTGAACTTCCCGCAGGTGCAGCTCCCGGCCCGTCCGACCGGGACGCGGTTCATCCACGTCCAGCGCAACCTGCCCGGGATGCTGGGGCGGCTCAACGACGTGTTCTCCCGCGGCCACGTCAACATCGCCGCGCAGTTCTACCAGACCGACGGCGAGGTCGGTTACGTGGTGCTGGAGACCGACGCCACCGACGCGGATGCGGAGGCGCTGCTCACCGAGATCCGCGCCATCCCGGGCACGATCCGCGCCCGCCTCCTCTACGAGCGCCGCTGACCCCGCGGCGCGCGCGGGAATTTAAGCTGCGCGCGTGAACGCGGCGGGTCTTGCCGCGTTCGTCTTGCGCGGCCAAGCTGGCCGCTGTTCAAGTCATGGACGGCACCATCGACGGCCTCGGCCGGTCGAGCGCCCGGCCGGCGGAGGAATTGCGGTGACGAAGCGTGTAGCGTGCGCATGGGCCGGCCTCGTGCTCGGCATCGCCGGGTCGGTCTCGGTCGTCTCCGGCGCGTCGGCGGATTGCCTGCGCCGGGTCTACAATCGGTCGAACCTCGTCCTCGTCGCCCGCCAGGACGGCGGGCCGCCCGCGACGCTGCTGCCCGGCCAGTCGCTCCCGGTGCGGCTGGCGCGGCCGGGCCAGATCGCCATCGCGGCCTATTGCGGCGCGCCGGCCGCGGGCGGGACCCCGGTCACCCAGCGGACCTTCGATTACGAGGCGGTGCTCGACCGCTGCTTCGTCCGGTTCGGGGGCGACCTGTTCGTGCCGCAGCTCGGGCGCGGCTTCATCGGCCTCCAGGAGACGGCCCCGTTCACGGTGAACAACCCGCGCCAGGGCGACATCGTCCTCGGGCCCGCGGCCGGGGCGTCGTGCCCGCTGCCGGCCGCGGCTCCCGTGCTGAGCCGCCGGGGTTGAGCGTCAGAGATAGTGCCGGAAGACGACGCCGGTGTCGTCGGAGGCGCCCGGTTGCGGGGGCGATACCGGCCCGATGAACGGGCTCGCGAGGCGCAGGGCGACGAGGCCGAGGGCTGCGAGCGCCGGGGCGATCAGGCGGAACGGGCGAGCGAGCATGGACGCCTCCGTCGCGCCGCCGATCCCGCCTGCGTCGTGCAGGGCGACAGGGTGCGCATGTGAAGCATCGCACCTTACGGCAGAGCTGAACGTGCCGAAGCGCACATGGGTAACGTTAAGGTCGCTCCCGGCAGGCCGGATCTCGGCCCGGGCCGGGGACGACGTGACGGTCGGGCGCTTGCGTCCGCCGCCTCGCTGGCAAGTCCGCCGATGCGCTCCTATGCTGCCCCACATCGGGGGCTGCCTGGGATCGCGCTGCACGGGCCGCGGCGGCGCTTCCCGGGTAGAACCGACTGCGTGAACGAGGACGCGCGTATGCTGACCCAGACAGGCAACTCGATTCTCCGAGGCGATCTCGGCGTCGAGGAGACCACCGAGTCCGACAACATCGTCCGCTGGGACGGCGAGCGGCTCTACGTGGAGCAGGACGTCTACCACAACGGGCAACTGGTTCACCGCAAGTACCGTCGCACCGTCACCGAGCCCGTCGCCCACGCGCTCTGGGCGATCATCAATCGCGCCAAGCAGTGAGCCGCCGGGCGGGCGCGTCGCGGACGCGCCCGCTCGATCCGACGTCCCCCCTCCCCGGCCGAGCCGGAGAGGAGCGTCGCGGACGTGCCCGGCCGGGTGCCGCGACTCGGAATTCGGGGACGCGGGCGGTGCGGCGGCCGGCGCCGCCTGTATCGGGTGCGTGACGGGGCGATGAGTCCTGGAAGCCGGACCGTGCGGCCCGAATGCCGTCCGTCCTCGAAGAGGCCGGAGCGGCGCGGTCTTGCTGAGATTGACCGGGATCGGTGACCCGCGTCGCGCCCGAGTTCTGCGTTCATGCGCGTTCGGACTGCCGTCCGGTCCATGCCGGTCGCGTCGCTGCTCTGGGGCACGGGCATCCGGACCCGCGCGACGATCCACGCGGCCGGTCCCTGATCGAGGGGATGGGCGTCATCCTGGTCGGCTGGGACGCGGTGCCGGAGGTGCGCCACGGCGCGAGCCGCCTCCTCGGCGGCCGGCCGATCGAGGATCCGGATCACGGGGCGCGATCGACACGCTCTGCCACCCGGGCGGTCTCGCCCTGCTGGTCCTGGGGCTCGTCGCCGAGATCCTCGTGCGATGCGTCGAGGTGCCGGACCACATCAGCAGCACCGATCGGATCGAGCGGGTGGTCCTGACCGGCGGGGCCGTCTTCCTCGCCTTCGGCCACGCGACGCTCGCGCGGTTGTCGGCCGGTCTCGCGACGTTCGGCCGGCGCGCGCGGGCGCCGGCGCGGCCCGAGGCGCGCCCGCACTGTGACCTCCCGTCCGCGCGGCGCGTTCCCGGCAGAGCCCGAGACCGTGCGCGCCTAGGCGGCGACGGCCGCGGTCGGCGCGACGAGGGTGAGGTGGGCCGGCCGCAGCACCTCGAGACGGTCGTGGGCGTTGTCGAACGCGGCCCGGATCGTCGTGCCCGCATCCTCGACGGCGACCAGCACCGCCAGCTTCTGGGCGGTGGCCCGATCGGCGAGGCCGCGCGCGGCCGAGACGAGCGACTGCTCCAGGCTCAGGAATTCCGTCTCGGCGTCCTTCCCCGCCTCGCGCGCGACCGACGCGAGGCGGTCCAGCACGGCTTCCAGGGCGTGGCGCAGGACAAGTGTCCGCACGCGCTCCTGCAGGAGCGCCCTCTCGTCGATCTTCATCGGAATCGGTCCGGGTTCGGGAACACGGCCAAGCTCTCATACTTCGGAGCCGTGTGCAGCCACCTTTTTGCAACAGCGCAATACTGTCTCGCGACCTGGGCGCTCTGCCGGTTCACCGTTTCGCCCGCGCGATCCGGCTCAGTTGTTCTACAATCGTGCACCGAGTATTTGGGCATTTCGAGAATCGAATGCGCGGTCTCGACAGATTCAGGGCGCAGAAATGCCCGCGTGAGGGCGCGCTTCGCCGCCCGAATACCTCTGATTCGCTAGGGCCGATGCTGTCGGCCGCCCGGCCTCGCGGGCATCGCCCGACGCGAGGCGACGCCGTCCGGAGCGCGCTCCGCGGGTCAGTACGGCGTGCCGCGCTGGCGCCGGTCCCGCAGCGCCTCGGCGTGCCATTCCAGCTCGTCGAGGAAGCGGGCGGCCGCCGACGTGAGCCAGGGCTCGGCGGGGACGCCCTGCGCGTCGATGACCTTCTGGAGCCGCGGGATCGGCAGGAGCGACGGGATGCTCGACATGCCCATCTCGGCGAGCATGGCCCGCAGCGGCATCGCGGCCCGGACGCCGCCGAACTGGCCGGCCGAGTAGCAGCAGATGGCCGAGGGCCGCCAGAAATACTCCTCGAGGAAGTGATCGAGGGTGTTGGACAGCGCCGGCGGCACACCGTGGTTGTACTCGGCCGTGACGACCAGGAAGGCGTCGGCGCGGCGGAAGAGGTCGGCGCAGCGCTGCAGCGGCTCCGGGGCCGTCCCGGCCGGGTATTCCTTGAACATCCGGTCGAGGAGCGGGAGCGCCAGTTCGGCCGGATCGACCAGAGGGGCGGCGTGGCCGCGCGCCGCGAGCTGCGCGATCAGGAAGCGCGCGGCGCGGATGCCGATGCGGTCGGTGCGAACGCTGCCGAGGATCACGGGGACGGTCAGGGCCATGGCGCTCTCCGGTTCCCCCGATCATGCCAGAGACGGCCGCGCCGCTCCAGCC from Methylobacterium sp. NMS14P includes:
- the rpsA gene encoding 30S ribosomal protein S1, whose protein sequence is MTAGTALGRGPSREDFAALLEESFLEHEITEGSVVKGRVVAIEKDVAVIDIGAKTEGRVALKEFTGPGREGELKVGDEVEVYVDRIENALGEAVISRDKARREESWVKLEKSFENNDRVTGTIFNQVKGGYTVDLDGAVAFLPRSQVDIRPVRDVTPLLGTPQPFQILKMDRRRGNIVVSRRTVLEESRAEQRSELVANLEEGQVIDGVVKNITEYGAFVDLGGIDGLLHVTDMAWRRVNHPSEVVTIGQTVKVKIIKINHETHRISLGIKQLLADPWEGIAARYPEGAKLKGRVTNITDYGAFVELEPGIEGLIHVSEMSWTKKNVHPGKIVSTSQEVEVQILEVDPVKRRISLGLKQTLQNPWEAFAEKHPVGSEVEGEVKNKTEFGLFIGLEGDVDGMVHLSDLDWNRPGEQVIEEFKKGDMVRAQVLDVDVEKERISLGVKQLGGDPFAEAGEIKKGQIVTCEVVEVKDAGVEVKIVDTDMQTFIRRAELARDRGDQRPERFATGEKFDARVVQFDRKARRVQVSIKALEVAEEKEAMAQFGSADSGASLGDILGAAFNKKRSDDE
- a CDS encoding Crp/Fnr family transcriptional regulator, with protein sequence MPNGYNAPMEMLARKLDSIARLSDADRAALLDLPHTVRNLPARHDIVRFGDRPTSSCLVLQGWVYRYAALAEGGRQILSFYIAGDLPDLQSLHLHRMDHNLATLTPCVVALISHDDLRAVLLRNPGLAATLWRDSLIDAAHYRERITSLGRRQALGRVAHLFCELYLRQKAVGLARGLSCPLVPKQSELADALGLTSVHLNRVLRTLRGRGLVTLSGGVLTIEDWDALTEVAEFDQTFLHLANNPAPARETAEAV
- a CDS encoding transglutaminase-like domain-containing protein, with amino-acid sequence MQIRTGFSIAFDTFGPTPMNLLLNVRPERRGDLLTPEVITFDPPVAAAQHVDAFGNVCTRIVAPGGRITMAADFTIADSGLPDDQAPDARQIAVQDLPDDVMPYLLGSRYCDTDKLSQTAWSLFGATPEGWARVQAIVDFAHTRLRFDYQQADATRTAFDGYTQRVGVCRDFAHLAITLCRCMNIPARYATGYLGDIGVPKDPAPMDFSAWFEVFLAGPEGPRWYTFDARHNRPRIGRIVMARGRDATDCALTTSFGAAHLVRFDVHTDAVAEAPDALARAA
- the serA gene encoding phosphoglycerate dehydrogenase, encoding MTPDKLSLPKDKIRVLLLEGINDSAVALMRAAGYTNLTRLPKALDREALHEALQGVHMVGIRSRTQLDAAAFESADRLLAVGCFSVGTNQVDLDAARHRGIPVFNAPFSNTRSVAELTIGEIVMLLRRIVPRSVGAHAGRWDKSAVGSLEVRGKTLGIVGYGNIGTQLSTLAEAMGMRVLFYDHTDKLRHGNTEPVETLHALLAQSDVVSLHVPETDATANMIGAAEIRAMKPGAFLINNARGTVVDLEALAAALRDGHLKGAAVDVFPVEPGSNAESFVSPLQGLENVILTPHIGGSTEEAQERIGSEVARKLVDYSDIGSTVGAVNFPQVQLPARPTGTRFIHVQRNLPGMLGRLNDVFSRGHVNIAAQFYQTDGEVGYVVLETDATDADAEALLTEIRAIPGTIRARLLYERR
- a CDS encoding NADPH-dependent FMN reductase — its product is MALTVPVILGSVRTDRIGIRAARFLIAQLAARGHAAPLVDPAELALPLLDRMFKEYPAGTAPEPLQRCADLFRRADAFLVVTAEYNHGVPPALSNTLDHFLEEYFWRPSAICCYSAGQFGGVRAAMPLRAMLAEMGMSSIPSLLPIPRLQKVIDAQGVPAEPWLTSAAARFLDELEWHAEALRDRRQRGTPY